A single genomic interval of Deinococcus sp. HSC-46F16 harbors:
- a CDS encoding VanW family protein, whose protein sequence is MTQARTLLLAGLLLGAAQAQTAPEPVPPVEAPAPVSEPAPATPAPVPAPATTPARTAPLLITVQVNFPALVNGKKTTVPFVSTLNLPGERVAVLRQRGVVTESLEADLKTFLASLPAQGQDARFENLGTAGWAVVQRNGLKVDAEQTRANVLAALKDPRAVRANVVVTGQVAPGRTLDFFAGKGITAHLATGVTNYAGSSAARMTNIHVGTRNFQDRLFEGKSFSFNQFIGNISARAGYVPGLIIAGDRTETGLGGGICQVSTTAFRALYGAGLPVVERHTHSYQVHYYQPQGLDAAIYQPTLDLKFANDTGGALWFQADWNDADGHLEISVFGKARDFTVELGQPRVLKTVPSPADRLIRSTALKPGERRQVDWAAPGATMEVTRKLVRGGKVIRQDTLKSTYRPWPNIYLVGR, encoded by the coding sequence ATGACTCAAGCCCGCACCCTTCTCCTCGCGGGGCTGCTGCTGGGCGCCGCGCAGGCCCAGACGGCCCCCGAGCCCGTGCCTCCGGTGGAGGCCCCGGCGCCAGTCAGCGAACCCGCTCCGGCGACCCCGGCACCCGTGCCCGCCCCCGCCACCACGCCCGCCCGCACCGCGCCGCTGCTGATCACCGTGCAGGTGAACTTCCCGGCACTGGTGAACGGCAAAAAGACCACTGTGCCCTTTGTAAGCACCCTGAACCTGCCCGGCGAGCGGGTGGCGGTGCTGCGGCAGCGCGGCGTGGTCACCGAGAGCCTGGAGGCCGACCTCAAGACCTTCCTGGCTTCCCTCCCCGCGCAGGGGCAAGACGCCCGCTTCGAGAATCTCGGCACGGCGGGCTGGGCGGTCGTGCAGCGCAACGGCCTGAAGGTGGACGCCGAGCAGACCCGCGCCAACGTCCTCGCCGCCCTGAAAGACCCCCGCGCGGTGCGGGCGAACGTGGTCGTGACCGGGCAGGTCGCGCCGGGGCGGACGCTGGACTTCTTCGCGGGCAAGGGCATCACCGCGCATCTGGCGACCGGGGTCACCAACTACGCCGGGAGCAGCGCCGCCCGCATGACCAACATTCATGTGGGCACCCGCAACTTTCAGGACCGCCTCTTCGAGGGCAAGTCCTTTTCCTTCAATCAGTTTATCGGCAACATCTCGGCGCGGGCCGGATACGTGCCGGGCCTGATCATCGCCGGGGACCGCACCGAGACGGGCCTGGGCGGGGGCATCTGCCAGGTCAGCACGACGGCGTTCCGGGCGCTGTACGGGGCGGGCCTCCCGGTCGTGGAGCGGCACACCCACTCCTATCAGGTGCACTACTACCAGCCCCAGGGCCTCGACGCGGCGATCTACCAGCCCACCCTCGACCTGAAGTTCGCCAACGACACGGGCGGAGCACTGTGGTTCCAGGCCGACTGGAACGACGCCGACGGACATCTGGAGATCAGCGTCTTCGGCAAGGCCCGCGACTTCACGGTGGAACTCGGCCAACCCAGGGTCCTGAAGACGGTGCCCTCCCCCGCCGACCGCCTGATTCGCAGCACTGCCCTGAAACCCGGCGAGCGCCGTCAGGTGGATTGGGCCGCGCCCGGCGCCACGATGGAAGTGACGCGCAAGCTGGTCCGGGGGGGCAAGGTGATCCGGCAAGACACCCTGAAAAGCACGTATCGGCCCTGGCCCAACATCTATCTGGTCGGGCGCTGA
- a CDS encoding YpdA family putative bacillithiol disulfide reductase — protein MSQMFDVAIVGAGPVGLAAAIACKRAGLSYVVLEKGCVVNAVFEYPTYMTFFTTAPELEIGNHPMVTGHDKPDRRDALMYYRLVAQREELNMRLYTEVKRVHAAPAGFTLEVEAQDGTPGVVEARRVIVATGYYDNPVHLGIPGEDSPNVSHYYTEAHPFLGLNVTVIGAGNSAADAALDLWRGGANVTMVVRAPELKSTIKYWVRPDLENRIKEGSIAAHFTAQVVEIHPEHVVVQREDGTTSELPTHFTFALTGYRPDLSFLAGLDLAQQADECLVLDEHYQSSVPGLFVVGSAGFAGKTNQVFIENGRHHAVAAVAEIERQLAPGQVDGTPETVLSVH, from the coding sequence ATGAGCCAGATGTTCGACGTTGCCATCGTGGGAGCCGGGCCGGTGGGCCTCGCCGCCGCCATCGCCTGCAAGCGGGCGGGACTGAGCTACGTGGTGCTGGAGAAGGGCTGCGTGGTCAACGCGGTTTTCGAGTACCCCACCTACATGACCTTTTTCACCACCGCGCCCGAACTGGAAATCGGCAACCACCCGATGGTCACGGGCCACGACAAGCCCGATCGCCGCGACGCGCTGATGTACTACCGCCTCGTGGCCCAGCGCGAGGAGCTGAACATGCGCCTTTACACGGAAGTGAAGCGCGTCCACGCGGCCCCGGCGGGCTTCACGCTGGAGGTCGAGGCTCAGGACGGCACACCGGGCGTGGTGGAAGCGCGGCGCGTCATCGTGGCGACCGGGTACTACGACAACCCCGTGCACCTCGGCATCCCCGGCGAGGACTCCCCCAACGTCAGCCACTACTACACCGAGGCGCACCCCTTCCTGGGCCTGAACGTCACCGTGATCGGGGCGGGCAACTCGGCGGCGGACGCCGCCCTCGACCTGTGGCGCGGCGGGGCGAACGTCACGATGGTGGTGCGTGCTCCCGAGCTGAAGTCCACCATCAAGTACTGGGTGCGGCCGGACTTAGAGAACCGCATCAAGGAAGGCAGCATCGCCGCGCACTTCACCGCTCAGGTGGTCGAGATTCATCCCGAGCACGTCGTCGTGCAGCGGGAGGACGGCACCACCTCCGAGCTGCCCACCCACTTCACCTTCGCGCTGACGGGGTACCGCCCGGACCTCTCCTTCCTGGCGGGGCTGGACCTCGCGCAGCAGGCCGACGAGTGCCTGGTGCTCGATGAGCATTACCAGAGCAGCGTGCCGGGCCTGTTCGTGGTGGGGTCGGCGGGCTTCGCGGGCAAGACGAATCAGGTCTTTATCGAGAATGGGCGGCACCACGCGGTGGCAGCGGTGGCCGAGATCGAGCGGCAGCTCGCGCCGGGGCAGGTGGACGGGACGCCGGAGACGGTGCTTTCGGTCCATTAA
- the fumC gene encoding class II fumarate hydratase, protein MTQTAQGQTRKESDTMGTLEVDASRYWGAQTERSIHNFPIGRDTFVWGRPVIRALGILKKGAAQANAELGELPQEVADLIVRAADEVIAGRLDDHFPLVVFQTGSGTQSNMNANEVISNRAIELAGGQMGSKSPVHPNDHVNRGQSSNDTFPTAMHIAVVLELNERLYGSVGKLRDTLAQKAEQYAGLVKVGRTHLQDATPITLGQEIGGWVAQLDYALAEVRHAEQGLYDLAIGGTAVGTGLNAHPQFGDLAAKKYEAETGFPFRSAENKFAALSAHDALVQTSAALRTLAGALMKMANDVRWLASGPRNGIGEITIPENEPGSSIMPGKVNPTQSEALTMVATRVFGNDATVAFAGSQGNFQLNVFKPVMVHAVLESIRLIADASLAFNDNCAVGIEPNVEKIQHNLDINLMQVTALNKHIGYDKAAAIAKKAHKEGTSLREAALALGHVTDEQFGEWVVPLDMTHS, encoded by the coding sequence ATGACGCAGACGGCTCAGGGCCAGACCCGCAAAGAATCCGACACCATGGGCACGCTGGAGGTGGACGCCAGCCGCTACTGGGGCGCCCAGACCGAGCGTTCCATCCACAACTTCCCCATCGGACGCGACACCTTCGTGTGGGGCCGCCCCGTCATCCGGGCGCTGGGCATCCTGAAGAAGGGTGCGGCGCAGGCCAACGCCGAACTGGGCGAACTGCCGCAGGAGGTGGCCGACCTGATCGTGCGGGCCGCCGACGAGGTGATCGCCGGGCGGCTGGACGACCACTTCCCCCTCGTCGTGTTCCAGACCGGCTCGGGCACCCAGAGCAACATGAACGCGAACGAGGTGATCTCCAACCGCGCCATCGAACTCGCGGGCGGGCAGATGGGCAGCAAGTCGCCCGTTCATCCCAACGACCACGTGAACCGGGGCCAGAGCAGCAACGACACCTTCCCGACCGCCATGCACATCGCGGTGGTGCTGGAGCTGAATGAACGTCTGTACGGCAGCGTGGGCAAGCTGCGCGACACGCTGGCGCAGAAGGCCGAGCAGTACGCCGGGCTGGTCAAGGTGGGCCGCACCCACCTGCAAGACGCCACGCCCATCACGCTGGGGCAGGAGATCGGCGGCTGGGTGGCGCAGCTTGACTACGCGCTGGCGGAGGTGAGGCACGCCGAGCAGGGCCTCTACGACCTCGCCATCGGCGGCACGGCGGTGGGCACCGGCCTGAACGCGCACCCCCAGTTTGGGGACCTCGCCGCGAAGAAGTACGAGGCCGAGACGGGCTTCCCCTTCCGCTCCGCCGAGAACAAGTTCGCCGCGCTGAGCGCCCACGACGCCCTGGTACAGACCTCGGCGGCGCTGCGGACCCTCGCCGGGGCGCTGATGAAGATGGCGAACGACGTGCGCTGGCTAGCGAGCGGCCCCCGCAACGGCATCGGCGAGATCACCATTCCCGAGAACGAGCCCGGAAGCTCCATCATGCCCGGCAAGGTGAACCCCACGCAGAGCGAAGCGCTCACGATGGTCGCCACCCGCGTCTTCGGCAACGACGCCACCGTCGCCTTCGCCGGGTCGCAGGGCAACTTTCAGCTCAACGTCTTTAAGCCGGTGATGGTCCACGCCGTGCTGGAGAGCATCCGGTTGATCGCGGACGCCAGCCTCGCCTTCAACGACAACTGCGCGGTGGGGATCGAGCCGAATGTGGAGAAGATTCAGCACAACCTCGACATCAACCTGATGCAGGTCACCGCCCTGAACAAGCACATCGGCTACGACAAGGCCGCCGCCATCGCCAAGAAGGCCCACAAAGAGGGCACCAGCCTGAGGGAAGCGGCGCTCGCACTGGGGCACGTCACGGACGAGCAGTTCGGCGAGTGGGTCGTGCCGCTCGACATGACGCATAGCTGA
- a CDS encoding uracil-DNA glycosylase encodes METRTLRSEEVRQAKLGQIFAAPVGPLNQWAEQVQRESGRWLPYFDPADGGVAARVLLLLESPGPVVSRTRFVSVDNPDGTAENLRCLLHLSGLRRSDVVVWNAVPWQMSEGGVVTPRPAQYAEAAPLTRHLLTLLPELRVVVLVGRHAERTWPLVGSALPALTCPHPSPQNFVSRRASAVRALGTLVAAYGLISETRRGATPLPEE; translated from the coding sequence ATGGAGACGCGCACGCTGAGGTCGGAGGAGGTTCGGCAGGCCAAGCTGGGGCAGATATTCGCGGCCCCTGTCGGCCCCCTCAACCAGTGGGCGGAGCAGGTTCAGAGGGAAAGCGGGCGCTGGCTTCCCTACTTCGACCCAGCGGACGGCGGCGTGGCGGCGCGGGTGCTGCTTCTTCTCGAATCACCCGGCCCGGTCGTCAGCCGCACGCGCTTCGTCTCGGTAGACAATCCGGACGGCACGGCGGAGAACCTGCGCTGCCTGCTGCACCTGTCGGGCCTGCGCCGCTCCGACGTGGTGGTGTGGAATGCCGTGCCCTGGCAGATGAGCGAGGGCGGCGTCGTGACCCCCCGGCCCGCCCAGTACGCCGAGGCCGCGCCGCTCACCCGGCACCTGCTGACGCTGCTGCCCGAGCTGCGCGTGGTTGTCCTCGTCGGTCGCCACGCCGAGCGGACCTGGCCGCTGGTGGGGTCGGCCCTGCCTGCCCTCACCTGCCCCCATCCCAGCCCGCAGAACTTCGTGTCGCGGCGGGCGTCGGCGGTGCGGGCGCTGGGAACACTGGTGGCGGCGTACGGACTCATCTCGGAGACGAGGAGAGGGGCCACTCCCCTCCCCGAGGAATAG
- the nth gene encoding endonuclease III translates to MYERLHAEYGERPLIARRAPMHELISTILSQRTTHQDEEAAYQELLTLGSWDDITLAPTEAVAHAIRRSNYPESKAPRIQATLRAIREQRGGYDLDFLAEWPVKDAMKWLTDLPGVGVKTASLVLLFNYARPVFPVDTHVHRINTRVGTIPRMGEQAAHRALLVLLPPDPPYLYELHVNLLRHGQRVCTWTRPRCPACVLRDRCDAHAIYGNNVPSFSEKPAKS, encoded by the coding sequence ATGTATGAACGGCTGCACGCCGAGTACGGCGAGCGCCCGCTGATCGCCCGGCGTGCCCCCATGCACGAGCTGATCAGCACCATCCTCTCCCAGCGCACCACCCACCAGGACGAGGAGGCGGCCTATCAGGAACTGCTGACCCTGGGAAGTTGGGACGACATCACCCTGGCCCCGACCGAGGCGGTCGCGCACGCCATCCGCCGCAGCAACTACCCCGAGAGCAAGGCCCCGCGCATTCAGGCCACCCTGCGGGCCATCCGGGAGCAGCGGGGCGGGTATGACCTCGACTTCCTGGCCGAGTGGCCCGTCAAGGACGCCATGAAGTGGCTCACCGACCTGCCCGGCGTGGGGGTCAAGACGGCCTCGCTGGTGCTGCTGTTCAACTACGCGCGGCCCGTCTTTCCGGTGGACACACACGTCCACCGCATCAACACCCGCGTGGGCACGATTCCCCGGATGGGCGAGCAAGCCGCGCACCGGGCGCTGCTCGTGCTGCTGCCGCCCGACCCGCCGTACCTCTACGAACTGCACGTCAACCTGCTGCGGCACGGCCAGCGCGTCTGCACGTGGACCCGTCCGAGGTGCCCGGCCTGCGTGCTGCGCGACCGCTGCGACGCCCACGCGATCTACGGAAACAACGTGCCGAGCTTCAGCGAGAAGCCCGCCAAATCCTGA
- the fmt gene encoding methionyl-tRNA formyltransferase, with protein MAFFGSPAFAVPVLDAVRERFEVVLVVAQPDKPVGRGLKLTPPPVAARAAEVGLPLAQPRKLRGNATFEARLHDSGADVAVTCAYGKILPGSLLAVPRYGFLNTHTSLLPKYRGAAPIQWALIGGETVTGTTIMQTDEGLDTGPILLQEELPIAPEWTSLELSDALSTQAARLIVEALSRLPDLSPIRQDDAQATHAPLLTKEDGFVRWTDSARAVVNRHRGVAAWPQTTAFLGGARLKLSGLTVAEGLGQPGEVLGVDADGLTVACGEGAVRVATVQPEARKAQPAAVWASGAGVGRGTRFDLWEPAPE; from the coding sequence GTGGCTTTTTTCGGCTCGCCTGCCTTCGCCGTACCCGTGCTGGACGCGGTCCGCGAACGTTTCGAGGTCGTGCTGGTGGTCGCGCAGCCCGACAAACCGGTGGGCCGGGGCCTGAAGCTCACCCCGCCTCCGGTCGCCGCCCGCGCCGCCGAGGTGGGGTTGCCCCTCGCCCAGCCCCGCAAGTTGCGCGGCAACGCCACCTTCGAGGCCCGGCTGCATGACTCCGGCGCGGACGTGGCGGTCACCTGCGCCTACGGCAAGATTCTGCCAGGGTCGCTGCTGGCGGTGCCCCGATACGGCTTCCTGAACACGCATACCAGCCTGCTGCCCAAGTACCGGGGCGCCGCGCCGATCCAGTGGGCCTTGATCGGGGGCGAGACGGTCACGGGGACGACCATCATGCAGACCGACGAGGGGCTGGACACCGGGCCGATCTTGCTGCAAGAGGAACTGCCCATCGCGCCCGAATGGACGAGTCTGGAGCTGTCGGACGCGCTGAGCACCCAGGCCGCCCGCCTGATCGTGGAGGCCCTGTCGCGCCTGCCCGACCTCTCCCCCATCCGGCAGGATGACGCGCAGGCGACCCACGCGCCGCTGCTCACCAAGGAGGACGGTTTCGTGCGTTGGACTGACTCCGCGCGGGCGGTCGTCAACCGTCACCGGGGCGTGGCCGCGTGGCCGCAGACGACCGCCTTTCTGGGGGGAGCGCGGCTCAAGCTCTCGGGCCTGACGGTCGCGGAAGGGCTGGGGCAACCCGGCGAGGTGCTGGGCGTGGATGCCGATGGTCTGACCGTGGCGTGCGGCGAGGGGGCCGTGCGGGTGGCAACCGTGCAGCCCGAGGCCCGCAAGGCCCAGCCCGCCGCCGTGTGGGCCTCGGGCGCGGGGGTGGGGCGGGGCACCCGCTTCGACCTCTGGGAACCTGCCCCCGAATAA
- the def gene encoding peptide deformylase — MKATDAPPRIYPIRLYGDPVLRRKAKPVQPEGTLTVPGFGPQTVREVANTMLETMFEARGVGLAAPQVGLPVRMFVAVEYEDDEEENEGGEKPLRSRVLREFVMLNPVLTVTDKKKDRSYQEGCLSIPGIYEEGVARARGVQVRYTDLDGQERTLEAGDYLARVFQHETDHLDGVFFLDRLPPEVTEDYRKELAAMQRKSKQFLAELAEVQKAQRERPE, encoded by the coding sequence GTGAAGGCCACTGACGCCCCGCCCCGCATCTATCCCATCCGTCTGTACGGCGATCCCGTGCTGCGCCGCAAGGCGAAGCCCGTGCAGCCGGAGGGCACCCTGACCGTCCCCGGCTTCGGTCCGCAGACCGTCCGCGAGGTGGCGAACACCATGCTGGAGACGATGTTCGAGGCGCGGGGGGTGGGCCTCGCCGCCCCGCAGGTGGGCCTCCCGGTGCGCATGTTCGTGGCGGTCGAGTACGAGGACGACGAAGAGGAGAACGAGGGCGGCGAGAAGCCCCTGAGGTCCCGCGTCCTGCGTGAATTCGTGATGCTCAATCCGGTCCTGACTGTCACCGACAAGAAAAAGGACCGCTCCTATCAGGAAGGCTGCCTGAGCATCCCCGGCATCTACGAGGAAGGGGTCGCCCGCGCCCGTGGGGTGCAGGTGCGCTACACCGACCTCGACGGGCAGGAGCGCACGCTGGAGGCGGGCGACTATCTCGCCCGCGTCTTTCAGCACGAGACCGACCACCTTGACGGCGTCTTCTTCCTCGACCGCCTGCCCCCGGAGGTCACCGAGGACTACCGCAAGGAACTCGCCGCCATGCAGCGCAAGTCCAAGCAATTCCTCGCGGAGCTGGCCGAGGTACAAAAGGCGCAGCGGGAGCGCCCGGAGTGA
- a CDS encoding tetratricopeptide repeat protein: MSTRSLLLLGTLLLAAPATAQTTTQTAPAQSVATAPTFASAAQAIAEARRLADEARRTYPAGSASIDQALWRSAAGAAEAAVALEPGNVDALRLRAQLYTEVGFWRQAELGWQALFRAAPASPGSADARQAATAQYNLGYAAYTRNQPSQAAASFTACLELDPASVPCATWAARTALESGNYAQAQTLYDRALKLAPGDRTLTYFRGLAASASRYGPAATRAFSRAYGELEAGRKAQALAGFQEAARSAPNFAEAWREAGRLALELGDAAAARTAYQGAVALPGATASDRYNLALAQEGEQFGLRAVQTFRSAYTRYTAGDRAGAEAGFLEATRLNPRYAKAWAWLGRVRYEAKNSAGAAEAYGQAVALDPNDKSSAYFLRLAQQGK; encoded by the coding sequence ATGTCCACCCGTTCCCTGCTGCTGCTCGGCACCCTGCTGCTCGCCGCACCCGCCACCGCCCAAACGACGACCCAGACGGCGCCCGCCCAGTCCGTCGCGACCGCTCCTACCTTTGCGAGTGCCGCCCAGGCCATCGCGGAGGCCCGCCGCCTCGCGGACGAGGCCCGGCGCACCTACCCGGCGGGCAGCGCCAGCATCGACCAGGCGCTGTGGCGCTCGGCGGCAGGCGCGGCGGAGGCGGCGGTGGCCCTGGAGCCTGGCAACGTGGACGCCCTGCGCCTCCGCGCCCAGCTCTACACCGAGGTGGGGTTCTGGCGGCAGGCCGAGCTGGGCTGGCAGGCCCTCTTCCGCGCCGCGCCCGCCAGTCCCGGCAGCGCCGATGCCCGGCAGGCGGCGACCGCCCAGTACAACCTGGGGTACGCGGCCTACACGCGCAACCAGCCCAGTCAGGCGGCGGCTTCCTTCACGGCTTGTTTGGAACTCGACCCCGCCAGCGTCCCCTGCGCGACGTGGGCAGCGCGTACCGCCCTGGAGTCGGGCAACTACGCGCAGGCGCAGACCCTCTACGACCGGGCGCTCAAGCTCGCTCCCGGCGACCGCACCCTGACCTACTTCCGGGGGCTGGCCGCGAGTGCGTCCCGCTACGGCCCCGCCGCCACCCGCGCTTTCAGCCGCGCTTACGGCGAACTGGAGGCGGGCCGCAAGGCCCAGGCCCTCGCCGGATTTCAGGAAGCGGCCCGCAGCGCTCCCAACTTCGCGGAGGCGTGGCGGGAAGCCGGACGGTTGGCGCTGGAACTTGGAGATGCAGCGGCGGCCCGCACCGCCTACCAGGGGGCGGTGGCCCTCCCCGGCGCGACGGCCAGCGACCGCTACAACCTCGCGCTGGCGCAGGAAGGTGAACAGTTCGGGCTGCGGGCGGTGCAGACTTTCCGCAGCGCCTACACCCGTTACACGGCGGGCGACCGCGCTGGGGCGGAAGCCGGATTTCTGGAGGCCACCCGCCTGAACCCCCGCTACGCGAAGGCGTGGGCGTGGCTGGGCCGCGTGCGCTACGAGGCCAAGAACTCCGCGGGCGCGGCGGAAGCTTATGGACAGGCGGTGGCGCTGGACCCGAATGACAAGAGCAGCGCCTACTTCCTGCGGCTGGCGCAGCAGGGCAAGTAA
- a CDS encoding sulfocyanin-like copper-binding protein → MNRLALSAVLLTALAPALAQSSGTASAPPTVTSRAAAKTVQVAFVAGHEGHNNGLNYNGDAKGEKTLTVPLGWTVEVSLSNAGKMPHDFAVVAGSTVPTDFSKVRLAFPNAATSVIAPGGAAATTRFVANRPGTYLILCRVGRHAQNGMYVKMTVSNSVKAPTYR, encoded by the coding sequence ATGAACCGACTCGCACTGTCCGCTGTGCTCCTGACGGCCCTCGCTCCCGCCCTCGCGCAGTCGTCGGGCACCGCCTCCGCCCCGCCCACCGTGACCTCGCGGGCGGCGGCCAAGACGGTGCAGGTGGCGTTCGTCGCCGGGCACGAGGGGCACAACAATGGCCTGAACTACAACGGGGACGCCAAAGGCGAGAAGACCCTGACCGTGCCGCTGGGCTGGACCGTGGAGGTCAGCCTCAGCAATGCGGGCAAGATGCCGCACGACTTCGCGGTCGTGGCGGGCAGCACGGTGCCCACCGACTTCAGCAAGGTGCGCCTCGCGTTTCCGAATGCGGCCACCAGCGTGATCGCGCCCGGCGGCGCGGCGGCGACCACCCGCTTCGTGGCGAACCGGCCCGGCACCTATCTGATCCTGTGCCGCGTCGGGCGGCATGCCCAGAACGGCATGTACGTGAAGATGACCGTCTCCAACAGCGTAAAGGCGCCCACCTACCGCTGA
- a CDS encoding prolyl oligopeptidase family serine peptidase codes for MRRLLQLLLLLLALGAGYVALVGPERLPFSLPFEVPWTGQRAPTGGEDAPTPENAEPGGALEGVTDAALGRLVARQPISIQALREREYPGSALTVVQTLSPGVNYSRQVVSYESDGLTIYALLTVPNGTPPEGGWPAIVFNHGYIPPDVYRTTERYVAYQDAFARAGFVTLKSDYRGHGDSQGEATGGYNDPGYTVDVLNAAASLKRDGRVNRGRLGLWGHSMGGQLSLRAMLVDRELRAASLWAGVVAGYDVLATDWGRGPGEERPTLDPLNRRYLRALSPNAYLEDLNGRPLQLHHGTADEDVPYSFQQALADDLREAGQSFTAYRYEGDDHNLSQNLGLALRRSVAFFQEHL; via the coding sequence GTGAGGCGGCTCCTCCAACTCCTTTTGCTGTTGCTGGCCCTGGGCGCGGGCTACGTCGCGCTGGTCGGGCCGGAGCGGTTGCCCTTCTCCCTCCCTTTTGAGGTCCCATGGACCGGGCAGAGGGCACCGACAGGCGGGGAGGACGCCCCCACCCCGGAGAACGCCGAGCCGGGCGGGGCGCTGGAAGGAGTCACGGACGCCGCGCTGGGGCGCCTCGTCGCCCGGCAGCCCATCAGCATTCAGGCGCTGCGGGAGCGCGAGTACCCCGGCAGCGCCCTGACGGTCGTGCAGACCCTTTCCCCCGGCGTGAACTACTCGCGGCAGGTCGTGAGCTACGAGTCGGACGGGCTGACCATCTACGCGCTGCTGACGGTTCCGAACGGCACCCCGCCGGAGGGGGGATGGCCCGCCATCGTCTTCAACCACGGCTATATCCCGCCGGACGTGTACCGCACCACCGAGCGGTACGTCGCCTATCAGGACGCCTTCGCGCGGGCGGGGTTCGTCACCCTGAAAAGTGACTACCGGGGCCACGGCGACTCCCAGGGCGAGGCGACGGGCGGTTACAACGACCCCGGCTATACGGTGGACGTGCTCAACGCGGCGGCCAGCCTCAAGCGCGACGGGCGGGTCAACCGGGGCCGACTCGGGCTGTGGGGGCATTCCATGGGCGGACAACTGTCGCTGCGGGCGATGCTGGTGGACCGCGAGCTGCGGGCGGCCTCGCTGTGGGCGGGCGTGGTCGCCGGGTACGACGTGCTGGCGACCGACTGGGGCCGAGGCCCCGGCGAGGAGCGGCCCACGCTGGACCCTCTGAACCGCCGCTACCTGCGGGCGCTCAGCCCCAACGCGTATCTGGAGGACCTGAACGGGCGGCCCCTCCAGCTTCACCACGGCACCGCTGACGAGGACGTGCCCTACAGCTTTCAGCAGGCGCTGGCGGACGACCTGCGGGAAGCCGGGCAGAGCTTTACCGCCTACCGCTACGAGGGCGACGACCACAACCTAAGTCAGAACCTGGGGCTGGCGCTGCGGCGGAGTGTGGCTTTTTTTCAGGAGCACCTGTAG
- a CDS encoding S9 family peptidase, translating to MTRPLLALLGALTLAAPAGAQSAAALAGVDAAQMSIPAARQKSYPGSALTVRQTLAAGVNYRRYVVSYLSEGLRINALLTVPNGTPPKGGWPAIVFNHGYIPPNVYRTTERYVAYQDAFARAGFVTLKSDYRGHGSSQGEALGGYFAPGYTTDVMNALGSLKRDPRVNAGRIGMWGHSMGGFLTLRAMAIDPSIRAGVIWAGVVGDYGTIINDWNSPVPASIPRAVLELRQKAVAKYGTPGANPAFWNKLSANSYLKDLGGPLQLHIGTADQDVPVLFHERLVTQMKVAGKPVQSYVYPGDNHDLTRNLGTALARSVAFFKARL from the coding sequence ATGACCCGCCCCCTCCTCGCCCTGCTGGGCGCCCTGACCCTCGCCGCCCCCGCCGGAGCGCAGTCGGCCGCTGCCCTCGCGGGCGTGGACGCCGCGCAGATGAGCATCCCCGCCGCCCGGCAGAAGAGTTACCCCGGCAGTGCGCTCACCGTGCGGCAGACCCTGGCCGCCGGGGTGAACTACCGCCGCTACGTGGTGAGCTACCTCTCGGAGGGCCTGCGGATCAACGCCCTCCTCACCGTCCCCAACGGCACCCCGCCCAAAGGCGGCTGGCCCGCCATCGTCTTCAACCACGGCTACATCCCGCCGAACGTATACCGCACCACCGAGCGCTACGTCGCCTATCAGGACGCCTTCGCCCGTGCGGGGTTCGTGACGCTCAAGAGCGACTATCGGGGCCACGGGAGCAGCCAGGGGGAGGCACTGGGCGGCTACTTCGCGCCGGGATACACGACGGACGTGATGAATGCGCTAGGCAGCCTCAAGCGCGACCCCCGCGTGAATGCCGGGCGCATCGGCATGTGGGGGCACTCCATGGGCGGCTTTCTCACCCTGCGGGCGATGGCGATTGACCCCAGCATCAGGGCGGGCGTGATCTGGGCCGGGGTGGTGGGCGACTACGGCACCATCATCAACGACTGGAACAGTCCGGTCCCCGCCTCCATCCCCCGCGCCGTGCTGGAACTGCGTCAGAAGGCCGTCGCCAAGTACGGCACGCCGGGGGCCAACCCCGCCTTCTGGAACAAACTCAGCGCCAACTCGTACCTGAAAGACCTCGGCGGCCCCCTGCAACTCCACATCGGCACCGCCGACCAGGACGTGCCCGTGCTCTTTCACGAGCGCCTCGTGACGCAGATGAAGGTGGCGGGCAAGCCGGTCCAGAGCTACGTCTATCCCGGCGACAACCACGACCTGACGCGGAATCTGGGGACGGCCCTGGCGAGGTCGGTGGCCTTTTTCAAGGCGCGGCTGTGA